One part of the candidate division WOR-3 bacterium genome encodes these proteins:
- the dnaE gene encoding DNA polymerase III subunit alpha — translation MKFIHLHNHTEYSLLDGAMRIDRLTERAARYEMPALAITDHGNMFGAIEFYKSARKMGIKPIIGIETYIAPRSRRDQSRDMRVPESSFHLTLLCENEAGYKNLIKLSSAAYLEGFYYKPRIDKELLSQHSKGLIGMSGCLKGEVPYRIAMGDLEGARKALADYVDILGSENFHLEMMRLGMRTEPKIHGELIKLAHEFDVPIVATNDCHYLDSDDYKAHDVLLCIGTKKTLSDRERLKFESHQVYFRSPQEMAKLFDDLPEAISNTSLIAERCNLLIDTTGKDVKLPSFPRPDAFETDFDYLKYLTKEGINHRFSRTTQGMQDRLDYELNIIKKMGLSGYFLIVREIVEFARKQDIPVGPGRGSAVGSLALYSLGITDIDPLQYNLIFERFLNPERVSLPDVDADFGDTRRDEIINFIKERYGEKNVTQVITFGTMQARAVVRDVGRVLGIPYNEIDRLAKLIPFHSSIDEAVTTIKELEILIKSKDEYSELIDIARRLEGLARHPATHAAGVVITPKELVEYVPLFKSPERGEISTQYAKNSLEDIGVIKMDILGLRTLTVIDTTLKMIGRQAEDIPIDDKDTYDMLKRAETVGVFQLESQGMKDILRNFQPERFEDIIAVIALYRPGPMANVNLQQMIMNKQKPREIEYMHPWLEPILKETYGMIVYQEQVIQIASRIAGFSLAEADLLRRAMGKKIADLMVDNREKFIAGAEKNGIQTDLADDIFKKLVPFAGYGFNKSHAAAYAALANQTAYLKCHYPLEFMNASLNSEMNNTNRLWVLIREARRMGVSTHPPDINASDYEFKIEESGIRYGLGALKNLGRPIVQIILDERERGIFKSFFDFQTRTRGLNKKSLESLIKAGAFKEFECDIDKLLGMAHKNKDYAGTQGGLFDDMEQIEPQVSEKPAQDKGIYEKEAFGFYFTEHPLEKYQEEFTALNLKPISQLGSVENGEVIAIGGILNSKKIKRDKNGRNYAIVNLADLESAIDVFIFSDYFERFSALLKVDNPLIIKGRISGEEDRKSIRAEEIVSLRDAKKYYKKIFINVNEHSVDDSTLKQLCDLINGNQGSCEVWFKVNNDKESKKFRSRTMKINPDSDVLTRIKAILGEEGIKIYGRI, via the coding sequence ATGAAATTCATACACCTTCATAATCATACTGAGTACTCCCTGCTTGATGGCGCGATGAGGATCGATCGGTTGACCGAGCGGGCGGCAAGGTATGAGATGCCTGCACTTGCCATCACCGACCATGGGAACATGTTCGGTGCAATCGAATTCTACAAGAGCGCTCGCAAGATGGGGATCAAGCCGATCATCGGGATAGAAACCTATATCGCACCCAGATCACGGCGTGACCAGTCAAGGGATATGCGTGTTCCTGAGAGTTCGTTTCATTTGACCTTGCTTTGCGAGAACGAGGCGGGTTATAAGAATTTGATCAAGCTATCGTCGGCTGCCTACCTGGAGGGGTTCTACTACAAGCCGCGCATCGACAAAGAGTTGCTCTCCCAGCACAGCAAAGGATTGATCGGCATGTCCGGCTGCTTAAAAGGTGAAGTACCTTACCGGATTGCCATGGGGGACCTTGAGGGTGCGCGAAAAGCGCTGGCTGACTATGTCGATATACTCGGTTCTGAGAATTTCCATCTTGAAATGATGCGTTTGGGAATGCGAACCGAGCCAAAGATCCACGGTGAATTGATAAAACTCGCCCATGAATTCGACGTGCCGATCGTTGCCACAAATGATTGCCACTACCTGGATAGTGATGATTACAAAGCACACGATGTATTGTTGTGTATTGGCACAAAGAAGACCCTGTCTGACCGCGAGAGGCTGAAGTTTGAAAGCCATCAGGTTTACTTCAGGTCGCCTCAGGAGATGGCAAAGTTGTTTGATGATCTGCCCGAGGCAATATCGAACACCTCGCTCATTGCGGAAAGATGCAATCTGTTGATCGACACAACGGGCAAGGATGTCAAACTACCCAGTTTCCCAAGACCCGATGCTTTTGAGACTGATTTTGACTATCTCAAGTATTTAACCAAGGAGGGCATTAACCATCGATTCTCCAGGACGACACAGGGCATGCAGGACCGTCTGGATTATGAGCTAAACATCATCAAGAAGATGGGGTTGTCGGGTTATTTTCTTATTGTCCGGGAGATCGTTGAGTTTGCACGCAAACAGGATATTCCGGTCGGCCCGGGTCGGGGTTCTGCAGTCGGAAGCCTTGCGCTATATTCACTTGGCATTACTGATATTGACCCGCTTCAATACAATCTCATTTTCGAGCGATTCCTGAATCCAGAGAGGGTAAGTTTGCCTGATGTGGACGCGGATTTTGGTGACACGAGACGGGACGAAATAATAAATTTTATCAAAGAAAGATATGGCGAAAAGAATGTTACGCAGGTCATCACCTTTGGCACGATGCAGGCAAGGGCCGTTGTCAGGGATGTCGGCCGTGTGCTGGGAATACCGTATAATGAAATAGACAGGCTGGCAAAACTCATCCCCTTCCACTCGAGTATTGATGAAGCGGTCACAACCATTAAGGAACTGGAAATCCTTATCAAGTCCAAGGATGAATACAGTGAGTTAATCGATATCGCCAGGAGATTGGAGGGTCTTGCCAGGCATCCCGCCACTCATGCCGCCGGAGTTGTCATTACTCCCAAGGAGCTGGTAGAGTACGTGCCGCTATTCAAGAGTCCGGAACGGGGTGAAATATCAACTCAATACGCGAAGAATTCTCTTGAGGATATTGGCGTAATAAAGATGGATATACTGGGACTGAGAACCCTTACGGTAATTGACACGACGCTGAAAATGATCGGCCGCCAGGCCGAGGATATACCCATCGATGACAAGGATACTTATGACATGCTCAAGCGTGCCGAAACCGTCGGTGTATTCCAGCTGGAAAGCCAGGGCATGAAGGACATCCTGAGGAATTTCCAGCCCGAGAGATTCGAAGACATCATCGCAGTCATTGCGTTGTACCGTCCGGGACCGATGGCAAATGTGAATCTTCAGCAGATGATCATGAATAAGCAAAAACCTCGAGAGATTGAATATATGCATCCCTGGCTAGAGCCCATTCTCAAGGAAACGTATGGCATGATCGTTTATCAGGAACAGGTCATTCAGATCGCGTCCCGCATTGCAGGATTTTCCCTGGCTGAAGCAGACCTGCTTAGAAGGGCAATGGGTAAGAAAATAGCCGATCTGATGGTGGACAATCGCGAAAAATTCATTGCCGGTGCGGAAAAGAATGGTATTCAAACTGACCTCGCCGATGATATTTTCAAGAAACTCGTGCCTTTTGCTGGATATGGTTTTAACAAATCTCATGCAGCAGCATACGCTGCTCTGGCGAATCAAACGGCATACTTGAAATGCCATTACCCGCTCGAGTTCATGAATGCGTCATTGAACAGCGAGATGAACAACACGAACCGTTTGTGGGTTTTGATACGAGAAGCCCGGAGAATGGGTGTTTCAACCCATCCACCGGACATTAATGCAAGCGATTACGAATTCAAAATCGAAGAAAGCGGGATAAGATATGGCCTTGGTGCTCTAAAAAACCTCGGCCGGCCCATTGTTCAGATAATCTTGGATGAGAGGGAGCGCGGTATCTTCAAATCATTCTTTGATTTTCAGACGCGTACCCGCGGTCTGAACAAGAAATCTCTCGAGTCTTTAATAAAAGCCGGAGCATTCAAGGAATTTGAGTGTGATATAGACAAGCTGCTTGGCATGGCACATAAAAATAAGGATTACGCAGGAACCCAGGGCGGGTTATTTGATGACATGGAGCAAATTGAACCCCAGGTTTCTGAAAAACCTGCGCAGGATAAGGGAATCTACGAAAAAGAAGCGTTCGGCTTCTACTTTACTGAGCACCCCCTGGAAAAATACCAGGAGGAATTTACCGCCCTTAACCTGAAGCCAATCAGTCAGCTGGGCAGTGTGGAAAACGGTGAAGTAATTGCCATTGGCGGTATTCTCAATTCAAAGAAGATAAAGCGGGATAAGAATGGAAGGAACTATGCGATCGTTAACCTGGCAGATCTTGAGAGCGCAATTGACGTGTTCATTTTTTCTGATTATTTTGAACGTTTTTCAGCCCTGCTAAAGGTCGATAACCCTCTTATCATAAAGGGTAGGATATCTGGAGAGGAAGACCGGAAGAGCATAAGAGCCGAGGAGATAGTATCATTGAGAGATGCCAAGAAATACTACAAGAAAATCTTCATTAATGTCAATGAACATAGTGTTGATGACAGCACGCTGAAACAGCTGTGTGATTTGATTAACGGCAATCAGGGGAGCTGTGAAGTCTGGTTTAAGGTAAATAATGATAAAGAATCAAAGAAGTTCAGGTCGCGGACAATGAAGATCAATCCTGATTCAGATGTCCTGACCCGGATCAAGGCTATTCTTGGGGAAGAAGGGATTAAGATCTATGGTAGGATATGA